A single genomic interval of Bacillus smithii harbors:
- a CDS encoding MerR family transcriptional regulator, translating to MDELKIDDVAKQSGLTKRTIRYYEQIGLLPSPPRSKGGIRLYSQQHVEFLKKITNAKEVLGFTLQELQHFISLSNTLEQQRVKYRQVKGTSEQKDKAEDLIQALTDLLNTVDAQLLLIEQKKEKILKVESELMDLKNRAEKAIERLEKEK from the coding sequence ATGGATGAATTAAAAATAGATGACGTGGCCAAGCAAAGCGGTTTAACGAAACGAACGATTCGATACTATGAACAAATTGGGCTTCTGCCTTCTCCTCCGAGAAGCAAAGGGGGAATTAGACTTTATTCACAACAGCATGTTGAGTTTTTAAAGAAAATTACGAACGCAAAAGAAGTGTTGGGATTTACTCTTCAAGAGCTGCAACATTTTATTTCTTTAAGCAATACATTGGAACAGCAGAGAGTAAAATACAGACAGGTAAAAGGAACAAGCGAACAAAAAGACAAAGCGGAGGATTTAATTCAAGCCTTAACCGATCTTTTAAATACAGTCGATGCGCAATTATTGCTCATTGAACAGAAAAAGGAAAAGATTTTAAAAGTGGAGTCGGAATTAATGGACTTAAAAAACAGGGCGGAAAAGGCCATTGAACGATTGGAAAAGGAGAAATAA
- a CDS encoding SDR family oxidoreductase codes for MKVLVVGANGQVGQHVVRLLKESNEHTVRAMVRKEEQAQSFEKLGVETAIADLEDSVDKIAEAAEGCEAIVFTAGSGGHTGADKTLLVDLDGAVKTMDAAEKLWIKRFIMVSAIQAHNRKNWNEAIKPYYVAKHYADIMLEQSSLAYTIIRPGGLLNEPGTGKIFAAENLNRGTISREDVAKTIVASLDEENTYYRSFDLISGEIPIADALKNL; via the coding sequence TTGAAAGTTTTGGTTGTTGGAGCGAATGGCCAAGTTGGGCAGCATGTTGTTCGGTTATTAAAAGAAAGCAATGAACATACAGTGCGAGCGATGGTCAGAAAAGAAGAACAGGCTCAATCTTTCGAAAAATTGGGTGTAGAAACAGCGATTGCCGATTTGGAAGACAGCGTGGACAAAATTGCTGAAGCGGCGGAAGGCTGTGAAGCCATTGTCTTTACTGCCGGCTCCGGTGGGCATACAGGAGCAGACAAAACGCTGTTGGTGGATTTGGATGGAGCTGTGAAAACAATGGACGCTGCCGAAAAATTGTGGATCAAGCGGTTTATTATGGTGAGCGCCATTCAGGCCCACAATCGAAAAAACTGGAACGAGGCCATCAAGCCGTACTATGTGGCTAAACACTATGCGGATATTATGCTGGAACAAAGCAGTTTAGCCTATACCATTATCCGGCCGGGAGGATTGTTGAACGAACCGGGAACAGGAAAGATTTTTGCGGCTGAAAATTTAAATAGAGGGACGATTTCGCGGGAGGATGTGGCGAAAACAATTGTAGCCTCTCTGGATGAGGAAAATACGTATTATCGCTCCTTTGATCTTATTTCCGGTGAAATTCCGATTGCGGATGCTTTGAAAAACCTATAG
- a CDS encoding VOC family protein — protein MKSVNPYIIVENCQEALNYYQEALGGEIKNVQLADDVEMFKGHEGKCLHAELHLGNSIIHFSDPFGRVEKGDNVKITIEFDSEEEIRKVYQSLVADGQAILELQDTFWGALHANVIDKYGIGWILNYQK, from the coding sequence ATGAAAAGCGTCAATCCTTATATCATTGTGGAAAATTGTCAAGAGGCATTGAATTATTATCAAGAAGCATTGGGCGGAGAAATTAAAAATGTTCAATTAGCAGACGATGTTGAAATGTTTAAAGGGCATGAAGGCAAATGTTTGCATGCCGAGCTGCATCTTGGAAACAGCATCATCCATTTCTCCGATCCTTTCGGTCGTGTGGAAAAAGGGGATAATGTCAAAATCACGATCGAATTTGACAGTGAAGAAGAAATTCGTAAAGTATATCAATCATTGGTTGCCGACGGCCAAGCGATTTTGGAACTGCAAGATACGTTTTGGGGCGCTCTCCATGCCAATGTAATAGACAAGTACGGCATAGGCTGGATTTTGAATTATCAAAAATAA